One Halobaculum roseum DNA segment encodes these proteins:
- a CDS encoding protein-L-isoaspartate O-methyltransferase family protein, giving the protein MDGPDPALLREDMLDSVEHTLGRPIAPAVREAMATVPREEFVAEAPYANRAGEQGGTRVLAPATVARLLSALDPEAGEETLVVGAGVGYTAAVLAEVVDARHVHAVDISRRLVYDARQNLSAAGYDAVLVDRADGARGLPAYAPFDRILVEAAAVEPPRDLVDQLAPDGRLVLPRGRGADQTVVAYEPDESGELREAETAGPVSLSPLLVEGEQAGAGVRNRTRREDAEFSEQGYFAKTGWEHEWIDWDDRLTGTDR; this is encoded by the coding sequence ATGGACGGACCCGATCCGGCGCTGCTGCGCGAGGACATGCTCGACTCGGTCGAGCACACCCTCGGGCGGCCGATCGCGCCGGCGGTTCGGGAGGCGATGGCGACGGTGCCCCGCGAGGAGTTCGTCGCGGAGGCGCCGTACGCGAACCGCGCGGGCGAACAGGGCGGCACCCGGGTGCTCGCGCCGGCGACGGTCGCGCGACTGCTGTCGGCGCTGGACCCCGAGGCGGGCGAGGAGACGCTCGTCGTCGGCGCCGGCGTCGGCTACACCGCGGCGGTGCTCGCGGAGGTCGTGGACGCGAGACACGTCCACGCCGTCGATATCTCCCGCCGGCTGGTGTACGACGCGCGACAGAACCTCTCGGCGGCCGGCTACGACGCGGTGCTGGTCGACCGCGCCGACGGCGCGCGCGGCCTGCCCGCGTACGCCCCCTTCGACCGGATCCTCGTCGAGGCCGCGGCCGTCGAGCCGCCCCGCGACCTCGTCGACCAGCTCGCGCCCGACGGCCGGCTCGTGCTCCCGCGCGGCCGCGGCGCCGACCAGACCGTCGTCGCCTACGAGCCAGACGAGTCGGGGGAGCTGCGCGAGGCAGAGACGGCCGGGCCGGTGTCGCTGTCGCCGCTGCTCGTCGAGGGCGAGCAGGCCGGCGCCGGCGTCCGGAACCGGACCCGCCGGGAGGACGCGGAGTTCTCCGAGCAGGGCTACTTCGCGAAGACCGGCTGGGAGCACGAGTGGATCGACTGGGACGACCGGCTCACCGGAACCGATCGCTGA
- a CDS encoding MarR family transcriptional regulator, which translates to MNSDLREAVADLPPSAKLVFVVLENHERLTQSALAEETLLPQRTVRYALDELREAGVLHEQLNIMDARQRFYSLADAEESADDTADDPAVGIASEPSASAR; encoded by the coding sequence ATGAACTCGGACCTTCGCGAGGCGGTCGCCGATCTCCCGCCGAGCGCAAAGCTCGTCTTCGTCGTGCTGGAGAACCACGAGCGCCTGACCCAGTCGGCGCTCGCCGAGGAGACGCTGCTCCCCCAGCGCACGGTGCGGTACGCGCTCGACGAACTCCGGGAGGCCGGCGTGCTCCACGAGCAGCTGAACATCATGGACGCCCGCCAGCGCTTCTACTCGCTCGCCGACGCCGAGGAGTCGGCGGACGACACGGCGGACGATCCGGCGGTCGGGATCGCGTCGGAACCGTCGGCGTCGGCCCGCTGA
- a CDS encoding ABC transporter ATP-binding protein yields MSRPDDPADGEPGDADPNRTAGGAGVAGGPEREPLVVVDGLEKHYPVRSGVLRRRTGSVRAVDGVSFEIGRGEALGLIGESGSGKSTVAETLLHLQEPTGGTVRFDGTPVGDGADGVEELRRRTAMVFQDPSSSLDPRLTAGESAAEPLRVRGFARRRRRERVATLFERVGLSADHRDRYPHELSGGQKRRVGIARALALDPAFVVLDEPTAALDVSVQAEILDLLGELREAFDLSLLFISHDVSVVRRACDRVAVMYAGELVEAGPTAAVLDDPAHPYTRALAAAVPTPDPRAGRPEGSLSGAVPDPADPPGGCRFHTRCPEVIPPDGSGLTSAEYGAVIDLRVDLAAGDVDLDHLGERADGTDPDALARALRAEYDLPDPDGDAGRALAAAVDDAVAGDDAAAADRIREAFGSPCVRDHPELEHGEHVSACHLPTE; encoded by the coding sequence ATGAGCCGGCCGGACGACCCCGCGGACGGGGAGCCCGGCGACGCCGATCCGAACCGGACCGCCGGCGGCGCCGGCGTCGCCGGCGGGCCCGAGCGGGAGCCGCTGGTGGTCGTCGACGGGCTGGAGAAGCACTACCCGGTCCGGTCGGGGGTGTTGCGACGGCGGACCGGGTCGGTCCGCGCGGTCGACGGCGTCTCCTTCGAGATCGGGCGCGGGGAGGCGTTGGGGCTCATCGGCGAGTCGGGCAGCGGCAAATCCACCGTCGCGGAGACGCTGTTACACCTGCAGGAGCCGACCGGCGGGACGGTCCGCTTCGACGGCACCCCCGTCGGGGACGGGGCCGACGGCGTCGAGGAGCTCCGCCGGCGAACCGCGATGGTGTTTCAGGACCCGTCGTCGAGCCTCGACCCCCGACTGACCGCCGGCGAGTCGGCCGCGGAGCCGCTGCGGGTTCGCGGGTTCGCCCGCCGGCGGCGACGCGAGCGCGTGGCGACGCTGTTCGAGCGCGTCGGCCTGTCCGCCGACCACCGCGACCGCTACCCCCACGAGCTCTCGGGCGGACAGAAGCGCCGCGTCGGCATCGCCCGGGCGCTCGCGCTCGACCCGGCGTTCGTCGTGCTCGACGAGCCGACCGCCGCCCTCGACGTGTCCGTCCAGGCGGAGATCCTCGACCTGCTCGGGGAGCTCCGGGAGGCGTTCGACCTCTCGCTGCTGTTCATCAGCCACGACGTGAGCGTGGTCCGCCGGGCCTGCGACCGCGTCGCGGTGATGTACGCCGGCGAACTCGTCGAGGCGGGACCGACGGCGGCGGTGTTGGACGACCCGGCCCATCCGTACACGCGCGCGCTCGCCGCGGCCGTCCCGACGCCGGACCCCCGCGCCGGCCGCCCCGAGGGGTCGCTCTCGGGGGCCGTCCCCGATCCCGCCGACCCGCCCGGCGGCTGTCGGTTCCACACGAGGTGCCCGGAGGTGATCCCGCCGGACGGGAGCGGCCTCACGAGCGCAGAGTACGGTGCCGTGATCGACCTCCGCGTCGACCTGGCCGCCGGGGATGTCGACCTCGACCACCTCGGGGAGCGCGCCGACGGGACCGACCCGGACGCCCTCGCGCGGGCGCTGCGGGCGGAATACGACCTCCCTGACCCCGACGGCGACGCCGGACGAGCGCTCGCGGCGGCCGTCGACGACGCCGTCGCCGGCGACGACGCGGCCGCGGCCGATCGGATCCGCGAGGCGTTCGGCTCGCCGTGCGTCCGCGATCATCCCGAGCTCGAGCACGGCGAGCACGTCTCGGCGTGTCATCTCCCGACGGAGTGA
- a CDS encoding ABC transporter ATP-binding protein, giving the protein MSRGDDRSARGRDGDGRPDRGRDGDHRASGRDTDAPPLLSVRDLRTQFPTVEGTVRAVDGASFDVYPGETVCLVGESGSGKTVACESITRLVDSPGEVVDGEVRFDDRDLLDRSERELRAVRGDRIAYVFQDPQGSLDPVYTVGEQVAEAVRDRNDVGKRAAHGRAVELLDRVGLPNPASRADDYPHQLSGGMKQRVAIAAALAGDPDLLIADEPTTALDVTIQAEILDLFAELGAEEGLATLFVTHDLGVVAGIADRVVVMYAGRVMERGPVTRVFERPAHPYTRGLLDSLPGRGGERIGGEPPEPLNQPDGCPFHPRCPHAVGECRSGDGPPLYGVDGGGEAACVFHDGVRDPTVLDSAPESNSDPESDPESESDPEPEPNSEAEPTTDGAPRGATREADASASDADGGNR; this is encoded by the coding sequence ATGAGCCGCGGCGACGACCGCTCCGCCCGCGGACGCGACGGCGACGGTCGGCCGGACCGCGGACGCGACGGCGACCACCGGGCCTCCGGACGGGACACCGACGCGCCCCCGCTGCTGTCGGTTCGAGACCTCCGGACGCAGTTCCCCACCGTCGAGGGGACCGTCCGCGCGGTCGACGGCGCCTCCTTCGACGTGTACCCGGGCGAGACGGTGTGTCTCGTCGGCGAGTCGGGCTCGGGCAAGACCGTCGCCTGCGAGTCGATCACGCGGCTGGTCGACTCGCCCGGCGAGGTCGTCGACGGCGAGGTGCGATTCGACGACCGCGACCTGCTCGACCGCTCCGAGCGCGAGCTCCGCGCGGTCCGTGGCGACCGCATCGCGTACGTGTTTCAGGACCCGCAGGGGTCGCTCGACCCCGTCTACACCGTCGGCGAGCAGGTCGCCGAGGCGGTGCGGGATCGCAACGACGTGGGCAAGCGCGCGGCCCACGGGCGCGCCGTCGAGTTGCTCGACCGGGTCGGCCTGCCGAACCCGGCCTCGCGCGCCGACGACTACCCCCACCAGCTCTCGGGCGGGATGAAACAGCGCGTCGCCATCGCGGCGGCGCTCGCGGGCGACCCCGACCTCCTGATCGCCGACGAGCCGACGACGGCGCTGGACGTGACGATCCAGGCGGAGATCCTCGACCTGTTCGCCGAACTCGGCGCCGAGGAGGGACTCGCGACGCTGTTCGTCACTCACGACCTCGGCGTCGTCGCCGGCATCGCCGACCGCGTCGTCGTCATGTACGCCGGCCGGGTGATGGAGCGCGGACCGGTGACGCGGGTGTTCGAGCGGCCGGCCCACCCGTACACCCGCGGGCTGCTCGACTCGCTTCCCGGCCGCGGGGGCGAGCGGATCGGCGGCGAGCCTCCCGAGCCCCTGAACCAGCCCGACGGGTGTCCGTTCCATCCCCGGTGTCCCCACGCGGTCGGGGAGTGCCGGAGCGGCGACGGACCGCCGCTGTACGGCGTCGACGGCGGCGGCGAGGCCGCCTGCGTGTTCCACGACGGCGTGCGCGACCCGACCGTCCTCGACTCGGCTCCCGAATCGAATTCCGACCCCGAATCGGACCCGGAGTCCGAATCAGATCCCGAGCCCGAACCGAATTCCGAGGCCGAGCCGACGACCGACGGCGCTCCGCGCGGAGCGACGCGCGAGGCCGACGCGTCGGCGAGCGACGCGGACGGGGGGAACCGATGA
- a CDS encoding ABC transporter permease, with the protein MSGTHDPSEDRFAVETGDRRLADRAPITPRTAALFAAWAVLAAAALWEAFVTPTGLVPFWGVSTGIIEYLYYASLAVVGWALAPLARRPDLRRRYWRRLRRKPAALASAAYLLVLWYAATFGVWTLSVLGIESTDGIPYGVPAAQPPAWTGIEMSPTIPYCLASRDGDMCPGTWHFPLGTTVDGHGMIHLIVEGARVAVQVSLVTAALVVPAAVLVGTVAAYYGGRVDALLMRYVDLQRVVPAVFVVLLVQESFSRSLVTIVVVFGLFDWDGTARLVRSAAASRVDTGYVRAARDAGVSDPQIVRRHVVPNVSDTVVAAVANRMPTLVLVEAGIAYLGFTNPLAQSWGSTIAIGFSRFPELWWTVLFAAIPLVCTVAAMSVLGDALRDVLDPTAEVRR; encoded by the coding sequence GTGAGCGGGACGCACGACCCCTCCGAGGACCGATTCGCCGTCGAGACCGGCGACCGCAGGCTTGCGGACCGGGCCCCGATCACCCCGCGGACGGCCGCGCTGTTCGCCGCCTGGGCCGTGCTCGCGGCCGCCGCGCTGTGGGAAGCGTTCGTCACCCCGACCGGGCTCGTCCCCTTCTGGGGCGTCTCGACCGGGATCATCGAGTACCTCTACTACGCGTCGCTGGCGGTCGTCGGCTGGGCGCTGGCGCCGCTGGCGCGTCGACCCGACCTGCGGCGACGCTACTGGCGGCGGCTCCGCCGGAAGCCGGCGGCGCTCGCGTCGGCCGCGTACCTGCTGGTCCTGTGGTACGCCGCGACGTTCGGCGTGTGGACGCTGTCGGTGCTCGGGATCGAGTCGACCGATGGCATCCCCTACGGCGTGCCGGCGGCGCAGCCGCCCGCCTGGACCGGCATCGAGATGTCGCCGACGATCCCGTACTGCCTGGCGTCGCGCGACGGCGACATGTGCCCGGGAACGTGGCACTTCCCGCTCGGGACGACCGTCGACGGCCACGGGATGATCCACCTGATCGTCGAGGGCGCCCGCGTCGCCGTCCAGGTATCGCTGGTCACGGCCGCGCTCGTCGTGCCGGCGGCCGTCCTCGTCGGCACGGTGGCGGCATACTACGGCGGCCGGGTCGACGCCCTCCTGATGCGGTACGTGGACCTCCAGCGGGTCGTCCCCGCGGTGTTCGTCGTCCTGCTGGTCCAGGAGTCGTTCAGCCGGAGCCTGGTGACGATCGTCGTCGTGTTCGGGCTGTTCGACTGGGACGGCACCGCCCGCCTCGTCAGGAGCGCGGCCGCCTCGCGGGTGGACACGGGGTACGTCCGCGCCGCCCGCGACGCCGGCGTGAGCGACCCGCAGATCGTCCGCCGGCACGTCGTGCCGAACGTCTCCGACACCGTCGTCGCCGCCGTCGCGAACCGGATGCCGACGCTCGTGCTCGTCGAGGCTGGGATCGCCTACCTCGGGTTCACCAACCCCCTCGCGCAGTCGTGGGGCTCGACCATCGCGATCGGCTTCTCGCGGTTCCCGGAGCTGTGGTGGACGGTCCTCTTCGCCGCGATCCCGCTGGTGTGTACCGTCGCCGCCATGTCCGTGCTCGGCGACGCGCTTCGCGACGTGCTCGACCCCACGGCGGAGGTGCGACGATGA